One genomic window of Hymenobacter sp. J193 includes the following:
- a CDS encoding pirin family protein, with protein MRTIKQLHRAQSAPIADLVTYRALPTRAVEHLDPFLFLNHHGPQVYRPQNQGLPFGPHPHRGFETVTFILEGDIMHQDSGGHQSVIEAGGIQWMTAGRGLIHSEISSDAFKKTGGPLEILQLWVNLPAKDKMVEPKYLGLQRAQIPAVLLDEGRLQLHAVSGSWSGTAGAVSSPAGISLATVNFRQGGKLDLSVPAEHTVFFYVIRGKLRVNGQEAEARQLVEFNYDGDDLTVEALTDDTVLLLGHARPFGEPIVAYGPFVMNSEVEIRQAYADYQAGKFGTWHE; from the coding sequence ATGCGCACGATCAAACAACTGCACCGCGCCCAGAGCGCGCCCATTGCCGACCTGGTAACGTACCGCGCCCTGCCTACGCGGGCCGTGGAGCACCTCGACCCCTTTCTGTTTCTGAATCATCATGGCCCGCAGGTGTACCGGCCCCAAAACCAGGGTTTACCGTTCGGGCCGCACCCGCACCGGGGCTTCGAGACGGTGACATTTATTCTGGAAGGCGACATCATGCACCAGGACAGCGGCGGGCACCAGAGCGTGATTGAAGCCGGCGGCATTCAGTGGATGACGGCGGGCCGGGGGTTAATTCACTCCGAAATTTCCTCCGACGCCTTCAAGAAAACCGGCGGGCCGCTGGAAATTCTGCAGCTGTGGGTGAACCTGCCCGCCAAAGACAAAATGGTGGAGCCGAAGTACCTCGGCCTGCAACGGGCGCAGATTCCGGCTGTTTTACTGGATGAAGGCCGGTTGCAGCTGCACGCTGTTTCGGGCAGCTGGAGCGGAACGGCGGGCGCCGTCAGCTCGCCCGCGGGCATCAGCCTGGCTACGGTGAATTTCCGGCAGGGCGGCAAGCTGGACCTATCCGTTCCCGCCGAGCACACCGTTTTCTTCTACGTTATTCGGGGGAAGCTGCGCGTGAACGGGCAGGAGGCCGAAGCCCGCCAGCTGGTGGAGTTCAACTACGACGGCGACGACCTGACCGTGGAGGCCCTGACGGATGACACGGTGCTGCTGCTGGGCCACGCCCGCCCGTTTGGGGAGCCGATTGTAGCCTACGGGCCCTTTGTGATGAACTCCGAAGTTGAAATCCGCCAGGCCTACGCCGATTACCAGGCCGGCAAGTTCGGTACCTGGCACGAGTAG
- a CDS encoding NADH:flavin oxidoreductase/NADH oxidase, whose translation MAALFTPLTLRGLTLKNRLAVSPMCMYSATDGFANDWHLVHLGSRAVGGAGLVVQEATAVAPEGRITPADLGIWQDEHVPFLRRITDFIKAQGAVAGIQLAHAGRKASHASPWQGGAVVPEENGGWTTVAPSALPFTDDEPAPQALSLAEIQWLIDDFRAAAGRALLAGYQLIELHAAHGYLLHEFLSPLSNQRTDDYGGSFNNRIRLLLEVVAATRAVWPEELPLLVRISATDWTPGGWTDEDSVALAAQLKTKGVDLIDCSTGGNVPQAAIPVGPLYQVQFAERIRRETGLPTGAVGLITSAAEAETIIATGQADLVLLARELLRDPYFPLHAAHELGAEVAWPDQYLRARPRR comes from the coding sequence ATGGCTGCTTTATTTACGCCGCTCACCCTGCGCGGCCTTACCCTGAAAAACCGCCTTGCGGTATCGCCCATGTGCATGTACAGCGCTACCGACGGCTTCGCCAACGACTGGCACCTGGTGCATCTGGGCAGCCGGGCGGTGGGCGGGGCCGGGCTGGTCGTTCAGGAAGCCACGGCCGTGGCGCCGGAAGGCCGCATCACTCCCGCCGACCTGGGGATCTGGCAGGATGAGCATGTGCCCTTCCTGCGCCGTATCACCGATTTCATCAAAGCTCAGGGGGCCGTAGCTGGTATTCAGCTGGCCCACGCCGGCCGCAAAGCCAGCCATGCCAGCCCCTGGCAGGGTGGGGCCGTGGTGCCCGAGGAAAATGGGGGGTGGACGACCGTGGCGCCCAGCGCTTTGCCTTTCACTGACGATGAGCCCGCACCCCAGGCACTTTCCCTAGCCGAAATCCAGTGGCTGATTGACGATTTTCGGGCAGCCGCTGGTCGGGCGCTGTTGGCGGGATACCAGCTGATTGAGCTGCACGCGGCTCACGGCTACCTGCTGCACGAGTTTCTGTCGCCGCTCAGCAACCAGCGCACCGATGACTACGGCGGCTCCTTTAATAACCGCATCCGGCTGCTGCTGGAAGTGGTGGCGGCCACCCGCGCCGTGTGGCCAGAGGAGTTGCCGCTGCTAGTGCGCATTTCCGCTACCGACTGGACGCCCGGTGGCTGGACCGATGAGGACTCCGTAGCCCTGGCCGCCCAACTTAAAACCAAAGGCGTGGATCTGATAGACTGCTCCACCGGCGGCAACGTACCGCAGGCCGCTATTCCGGTGGGCCCGCTCTACCAGGTTCAGTTTGCCGAACGCATCCGGCGCGAAACCGGCCTGCCAACCGGCGCCGTGGGCCTTATTACCTCGGCAGCCGAAGCCGAAACCATCATTGCTACCGGGCAGGCTGACTTGGTACTGCTGGCCCGCGAGTTGCTGCGCGACCCGTACTTCCCGCTGCACGCGGCCCACGAGCTGGGTGCCGAGGTAGCTTGGCCCGACCAGTACCTGCGAGCCAGGCCACGGCGGTAG
- a CDS encoding BlaI/MecI/CopY family transcriptional regulator, producing the protein MERLTQPEEDAMRVFWQLNGGFIKEVLEQLPEPRPPYTTLASTVRNLERKGYLRGEKLGNTFRFTPLIPAEEYRKRFLGTFVGDYFRNSYKELVSFFAQDQKISAQELQEIIELIERQKPPQK; encoded by the coding sequence ATGGAACGACTTACCCAACCCGAAGAAGACGCCATGCGGGTTTTCTGGCAACTGAACGGCGGCTTCATCAAGGAGGTGCTGGAGCAGCTCCCCGAGCCCCGGCCGCCCTACACCACGCTGGCTTCCACGGTGCGCAACCTGGAGCGCAAAGGGTATCTGCGCGGCGAAAAGCTTGGCAATACCTTCCGCTTCACGCCCCTGATACCGGCTGAAGAGTACCGCAAGCGGTTCCTGGGCACCTTCGTGGGCGACTATTTCAGGAACTCCTACAAGGAGCTGGTTTCCTTTTTCGCGCAGGATCAGAAAATCAGCGCCCAGGAGCTGCAGGAAATCATTGAATTGATTGAGCGCCAGAAGCCGCCCCAGAAATGA
- a CDS encoding M56 family metallopeptidase has translation MIPDLLLYLLKANVALLLLLGLYYALLRRLTFHQLNRAYLLIAGGFSMVYPLLDVAVLLPQQAVFRQVVFPVWALPGNAVAAAPAAGPNYEFWLLGGYWAGVGLLTLRLLLQGASLAGVHRASRPAAAAGVPFREVAADVNPFSFWQTIYLNPTQHGPAELPAILLHEQIHVRQWHTLDVLLGHGLRIVGWFGPGPWLLLRAMQENLEFITDEAVLRAGQVDAKQYQYSLVRLSTLAPGPALVTPFSFLTLKTRIQMMNAQKSSHRQAARYLLVLPLALGLLSFSAPETASAILAPVTKTASSAPDVTTPTTISALPPAALAHIVKQYPGYRLIGVSEVRAADGSNLRYLAEIAIGRRPEKVLFTEKGEPVAAVEVEPLYYVDGKATTKSAADKLNSKDFADIQVFKGEPARALFGDKATDGVVVITTKANSGSAAVRELNQRIAAVAPKQKVDLKEALILVNGQETTEAELRKIPESTIKEMRILQGADAEKQYGAKGSKGVVIVTTK, from the coding sequence ATGATACCGGACCTGCTGCTGTATTTGCTCAAAGCCAATGTGGCCTTGCTGCTGCTGCTGGGTTTGTACTACGCTCTGCTGCGCCGCCTCACGTTTCACCAGCTTAACCGGGCGTATCTGCTGATTGCCGGCGGCTTCTCCATGGTGTATCCGCTGCTCGACGTGGCGGTGCTGCTGCCACAGCAGGCGGTGTTTCGGCAAGTGGTTTTTCCGGTCTGGGCGCTGCCGGGCAACGCAGTAGCCGCCGCGCCTGCTGCCGGCCCGAATTACGAGTTCTGGCTGCTGGGAGGGTATTGGGCCGGGGTAGGGCTGCTTACGCTACGGCTGTTGCTGCAGGGCGCCTCGCTGGCGGGTGTGCACCGGGCCTCGCGGCCGGCGGCCGCGGCGGGTGTGCCCTTCCGGGAGGTAGCCGCCGATGTCAATCCATTTTCCTTTTGGCAAACGATTTACCTGAACCCCACCCAGCACGGTCCCGCGGAACTGCCGGCCATACTGCTGCACGAGCAGATACACGTGCGGCAGTGGCACACGCTGGATGTACTCTTGGGCCACGGGCTGCGGATTGTGGGTTGGTTTGGGCCCGGCCCCTGGCTGCTGCTACGGGCCATGCAGGAAAACCTGGAGTTCATCACCGACGAGGCCGTGCTGCGGGCCGGGCAGGTGGATGCCAAGCAGTACCAGTACAGCCTCGTGCGGCTCAGCACCCTGGCGCCGGGCCCGGCGCTGGTAACGCCTTTCTCTTTTCTCACGCTTAAAACCCGTATCCAGATGATGAATGCCCAAAAATCTTCCCATCGGCAGGCGGCCCGCTACCTGCTGGTGCTGCCCCTGGCCCTGGGCCTGCTGAGCTTCTCCGCGCCCGAGACGGCCTCGGCTATTCTTGCACCCGTTACCAAAACTGCGTCCTCGGCCCCCGATGTCACGACGCCCACGACCATCAGTGCGCTGCCGCCGGCCGCGCTGGCCCATATTGTGAAGCAGTACCCCGGCTACCGGCTCATTGGCGTATCGGAAGTGCGGGCGGCGGACGGCTCCAACCTGCGCTACTTGGCCGAAATTGCCATTGGCCGCCGCCCCGAAAAGGTGCTGTTCACGGAGAAAGGCGAACCAGTGGCTGCGGTAGAAGTAGAGCCACTGTATTACGTGGATGGAAAAGCTACCACCAAAAGCGCGGCCGATAAGCTGAACTCGAAGGATTTCGCGGATATACAGGTATTTAAGGGAGAGCCGGCCCGTGCATTATTCGGCGACAAAGCCACGGATGGCGTGGTAGTCATCACCACCAAGGCCAATAGTGGTTCCGCAGCCGTGCGGGAGCTGAACCAGCGCATAGCCGCCGTGGCACCGAAGCAGAAAGTGGACCTCAAAGAAGCGCTTATTCTGGTGAATGGCCAGGAAACCACTGAAGCGGAGCTGCGGAAAATCCCGGAATCAACCATTAAAGAGATGCGCATCCTGCAGGGTGCCGACGCCGAGAAGCAGTACGGAGCCAAAGGCAGCAAAGGCGTCGTCATCGTCACGACCAAATAA
- a CDS encoding response regulator transcription factor has translation MIRIILTDDHTLLRNGLRALLARVEEVEVVGEAANGQELLDMLSTTPADVVLMDVGMPVLDGLATLPFLRQRFPEVKVLALSMLDQEEDVSQMLAAGAVGYALKTADADELAYAIRTVAAGKPFLSSAIGLDALARLRVMAPRKPAPYLPELSARELEILELIGEGLTSGEIADQLFTSKRTVETHRLNILDKLQVKNTAALIKYAVRQGLIV, from the coding sequence ATGATACGAATCATTCTGACGGATGACCATACGTTGCTGCGCAACGGCCTGCGGGCCCTGCTGGCCCGGGTGGAAGAAGTGGAAGTAGTGGGGGAGGCTGCCAACGGGCAGGAATTACTGGATATGCTGAGCACTACCCCGGCCGATGTGGTGCTGATGGATGTGGGAATGCCCGTGCTCGATGGGCTGGCCACGCTGCCGTTTCTGCGCCAGCGTTTTCCGGAAGTGAAAGTGCTGGCCTTGTCGATGCTCGACCAGGAGGAGGACGTAAGCCAGATGCTGGCGGCCGGGGCCGTGGGCTACGCCCTTAAAACCGCCGACGCCGACGAGCTGGCCTACGCCATCCGCACGGTAGCGGCGGGCAAGCCCTTTCTGAGCTCCGCCATTGGCCTTGATGCCCTGGCTCGGCTGCGCGTCATGGCCCCGCGCAAACCTGCACCCTACCTTCCCGAGCTTTCGGCGCGCGAGCTGGAAATTCTCGAGCTTATTGGAGAGGGCCTGACCAGCGGGGAAATTGCCGATCAGCTGTTCACCAGCAAGCGCACCGTCGAAACCCACCGGCTGAACATTCTGGACAAGCTACAAGTGAAAAACACGGCGGCCCTCATCAAGTACGCCGTGCGCCAGGGCCTGATTGTGTAA
- a CDS encoding DUF2652 domain-containing protein, translating to MGLLDELQTARKVAGQRHAQADAPEAAAQPALLFIPDISGFTRFIEESGNDRGPWLIADLLEILIEANLLNMQVNEIQGDAILFYRLGPPPSIAELVQQCRRVFLDFQNYLRLIERDTDSQLAAVVREHALTLKMIVHYGPVHVARIREHTKLMGRDVIIVHRLLKNKVVGDEYVLLSQQYLATQSVAAVRAAFTWTRLLAGVSSYAYLGDIPYRYAHLTPLRLLVQGADLGGQGSSNAVQVRRVLPVAAAYALRVVSNLRLRPHWLTGAHGVQYDVTKSNRLGSTYKVGLNRGQVDFQAVQHFVGVERLEYVEKIAHFRMFPNSLLFFFLEEISDHACLLTLEFRYGHVAAASRLVRFGQLRRLHRLLGSSARTLAGLCRRLRKGSNG from the coding sequence ATGGGGCTGCTCGATGAACTCCAGACGGCCCGCAAAGTAGCGGGCCAGCGCCACGCCCAGGCCGACGCTCCGGAAGCGGCAGCCCAGCCGGCCCTGTTGTTTATTCCCGATATCAGCGGCTTCACGCGCTTTATCGAAGAATCCGGCAACGACCGGGGCCCTTGGCTCATTGCCGATCTGCTGGAAATTCTCATCGAAGCCAACCTGCTGAACATGCAGGTCAACGAAATCCAGGGCGACGCCATCCTGTTCTATCGGCTGGGGCCGCCGCCTTCCATTGCCGAGCTGGTGCAGCAATGTCGGCGGGTGTTTCTGGATTTTCAGAACTACCTGCGGCTGATTGAGCGCGACACCGACTCGCAGCTGGCGGCCGTGGTGCGCGAGCACGCCCTCACGCTCAAAATGATTGTGCATTACGGGCCGGTGCACGTGGCCCGCATTCGGGAGCACACCAAGCTCATGGGCCGCGACGTCATCATCGTGCATCGGCTCCTGAAAAACAAAGTGGTGGGCGATGAGTACGTGCTGCTTTCCCAGCAGTACCTGGCCACGCAGTCGGTAGCGGCCGTGCGCGCGGCCTTTACCTGGACGCGCCTGCTGGCCGGCGTGAGTTCTTACGCTTACCTGGGCGACATTCCGTACCGCTACGCCCACCTCACCCCGCTCCGCCTGCTGGTGCAGGGCGCCGACTTAGGCGGCCAGGGCAGCTCCAACGCCGTGCAGGTGCGGCGCGTGCTGCCCGTGGCGGCGGCGTACGCGCTGCGCGTGGTGAGCAACCTGCGCCTGCGGCCGCACTGGCTCACGGGCGCCCACGGCGTGCAGTACGACGTAACGAAAAGCAACCGCCTGGGCAGCACTTACAAAGTGGGCCTCAACCGCGGGCAGGTCGATTTTCAGGCGGTACAGCACTTTGTGGGAGTCGAGCGGCTGGAATACGTGGAGAAGATTGCGCACTTCCGCATGTTCCCGAACTCCTTGCTGTTCTTTTTTCTGGAAGAAATATCCGACCACGCCTGCCTCCTCACCCTGGAGTTTCGCTACGGGCATGTGGCCGCCGCCAGCCGGCTGGTGCGCTTTGGGCAGCTGCGGCGCCTGCACCGGCTACTGGGTTCCTCGGCCCGCACCCTGGCCGGCCTCTGTCGTCGATTGAGAAAGGGCAGTAATGGCTGA
- a CDS encoding Pycsar system effector family protein, producing the protein MEAPDTLPVKKPKSEIVKQAKAYVETLFEEKLPKQLVYHSPRHTRTVAKEATALGEAAGLSAEDTEVLQLAAWFHDTGYIEVYEGHEFRSMELAAQWLQQQQYPAERIALVQELIKATHRDETPTTELQQLMVDADMSSMGREEFFSNAELLRTEWEATQGKTYSNPDWAEYQLDFLSSAHFYSDAGKERYRAQFKANIKEQRERLKKLEKKAKKKEEEQVENFAEGKRGVETMFRSTYGQHIQLSGMADQKANMMISLNTVMLSVIITYLGAKTSQVGPAFTKNPILAIPMGLLVATALGSVVTAILSAQPDVTSFKWLRRSPQIATNRRVNLLFFGNFTTLSLDNFQSGMHELMRNKDLLYTNMITDIYYLGEVLSRKYRLLRISYTIFMVGLILTAISFGIVLLYKM; encoded by the coding sequence ATGGAAGCACCCGATACTCTCCCCGTCAAAAAACCCAAGTCGGAAATCGTTAAGCAGGCCAAGGCCTACGTGGAAACGCTGTTCGAAGAAAAGCTCCCGAAACAACTGGTGTACCACTCGCCGCGCCACACGCGCACGGTAGCCAAAGAGGCTACGGCCCTGGGCGAGGCGGCGGGCCTGTCGGCCGAGGACACAGAGGTGCTACAGCTGGCCGCCTGGTTTCACGATACGGGCTACATTGAGGTGTACGAAGGCCACGAGTTCCGCAGCATGGAGCTGGCGGCCCAGTGGCTGCAGCAGCAGCAGTACCCCGCCGAGCGTATTGCGCTGGTGCAGGAGCTCATCAAAGCCACGCACCGCGACGAAACGCCTACCACCGAGCTGCAACAGCTCATGGTAGATGCCGACATGAGCAGCATGGGCCGGGAAGAGTTTTTCAGCAATGCCGAGCTGCTGCGCACCGAGTGGGAAGCCACCCAGGGCAAAACCTACTCCAACCCCGACTGGGCCGAGTACCAGCTGGATTTTCTGTCGTCGGCGCATTTCTATTCCGATGCAGGCAAGGAGCGGTACCGGGCGCAGTTCAAGGCCAACATCAAGGAGCAGCGCGAACGGCTCAAAAAGCTGGAGAAGAAGGCCAAGAAAAAAGAGGAAGAGCAGGTCGAGAACTTCGCCGAGGGCAAGCGGGGCGTGGAAACCATGTTCCGCTCTACCTACGGGCAGCACATCCAGCTCTCCGGCATGGCCGATCAGAAGGCCAACATGATGATCAGCCTGAACACGGTGATGTTGTCGGTTATCATTACATACCTGGGGGCCAAAACCTCCCAGGTGGGCCCGGCCTTCACCAAAAACCCCATTCTGGCCATACCCATGGGGCTGCTGGTAGCCACGGCCCTGGGCTCGGTGGTTACGGCCATCCTGTCGGCCCAGCCCGACGTGACCAGCTTTAAGTGGCTTCGCCGCTCCCCGCAGATTGCCACCAACCGCCGCGTGAACCTGCTGTTTTTCGGCAACTTCACCACCCTCTCGCTCGACAACTTCCAGTCGGGCATGCACGAGCTGATGCGCAACAAGGACCTGCTTTATACCAATATGATTACCGACATCTACTATCTGGGTGAGGTCCTCTCGCGCAAGTACCGGCTGCTGCGCATCAGCTACACCATCTTCATGGTTGGCCTGATCCTGACGGCTATTTCCTTCGGCATCGTGCTGCTGTACAAGATGTAA
- a CDS encoding metallophosphoesterase, which produces MKIFSAFWGLALLLAGSAAPAWAQKTQTPHPTRPNYRGVAKNWEQQTPPDTSRIRYSVFLIGDVGAPALDSVGEPSLNFLRRQILQAGSRSTTIFLGDNIYEYGMPETKALDRKTSEKRIIAQLNSMRNYTGEKYMIPGNHDWKQGLKGSVEQVNREQQFVEDFMQKDSAAFAYTGDFFIPRDACPGPFEVRLQDDIVMIAINSQWFLQTNERPYGSNSGCGVEDETDFFSQLEDVIRRNAGKNIMVVAHHPLYSDGIHGGYFTLADHFFPLSIVYKYAFIPLPVIGSIYPFARKYGGVSQDIPHPLYQQYKKGLLDIFAKYPNVVYAAGHEHNIQYHKEGNLSHIVSGSGCKTQHVKPGDGGDALFSDKEKGFARVNYYNNGEVWVEYYVPEDKGEKGRLVFRTPMYAQQTAVVDSLASAGKVNRPAFADSTKTLAVNPRYSKRGGFHKTLFGEHYREEWATPVEFPVLDLATERGGLTPYKTGGGKQTASLKVRNEEGRLYTLRSLNKDPAAVLPEALRETAAKDILQDQISAQHPYASFVIPPLATAAGILHTNPTPVYIPRDPLLGPYVDRFADIPAAIEEDAKDDQSNVESLGNATNLVGTDKVLERLRDDNDNRVNEKAFARSRLFDMWIGDWDRHEDQWRWAERKDKDGDRKFTAVPEDRDVAFFKGDGILPYLASRKWAIRNFQNFGKDYADYKGLNLTALANDRTFLGSVSKDDWVKIAQEMKASLTDAIIDSALRDNWAPQIYRLHGPEIAAKLKSRRDLLPQLAADYYEVLDKIVEVKGSDKREQFEVQRLPGNKTRVVVTKINKEGERSKQLFDKTFDGDVTKDIRIYGFAGNDVYRVTGESKSGPVVRIIGGIERDSITDNSRVGGLRHKTQIYDADTSNVINVGREARLRLEPGTEVSRYDHPSRADRKDYKLPYFGPALYFGYNIDDGLFVGGGATYRTYGFRREPFATEQTLAANYAPSRKAYNVRYTGTFTDVIGDLNLNIASQLYGPQLLYNYFGKGNDTRNVLLDSDDERITNRDINETYRIRFSRFTFAPTLEKDVFSFLKFGFGPQYDQWRISQEDLGQQIQNGIDAGYIGAASGIRPSDFQVNRYLGGKVYMNLDASSSPKNPRIGLRWYNSAEYNRQLNGEKLQYGRLASEVRFYLSPNFPFQLTWAGRIGANRNLGDYRFYQANTLGGTTNLRGYRRTRFAGRSSVYANGEVRVQLFTFNAYLVPGKFGILGLADAARVYSSQDERTGLKAFHTAVGGGVWVDVLKQAVINATYSVGEENLVFVGFDFLF; this is translated from the coding sequence ATGAAGATATTTTCCGCCTTTTGGGGTCTGGCCCTGCTGCTTGCGGGCAGCGCGGCGCCCGCCTGGGCTCAGAAAACCCAAACGCCGCACCCTACGCGTCCCAACTACCGGGGCGTGGCCAAAAACTGGGAGCAGCAAACCCCGCCCGACACCTCGCGCATCCGCTACTCGGTGTTTCTGATTGGCGACGTGGGCGCCCCCGCCCTCGACTCGGTGGGCGAACCGTCGCTGAACTTTCTGCGGCGCCAGATTCTGCAGGCCGGCTCACGCAGCACTACCATCTTCCTGGGCGACAACATCTACGAGTACGGGATGCCCGAAACCAAGGCCCTGGACCGCAAAACGTCGGAGAAGCGCATCATCGCGCAACTCAACAGCATGCGCAACTACACCGGCGAGAAGTACATGATACCCGGCAACCACGACTGGAAGCAGGGCCTGAAAGGCAGCGTGGAACAGGTGAACCGCGAGCAGCAGTTCGTGGAGGACTTCATGCAGAAGGACTCGGCCGCCTTTGCCTACACCGGCGACTTTTTCATTCCGCGCGACGCCTGTCCCGGCCCGTTTGAGGTGCGCCTGCAGGACGACATCGTGATGATTGCCATCAACTCGCAGTGGTTTCTGCAAACCAACGAGCGGCCCTATGGCAGCAACAGCGGCTGCGGCGTAGAAGACGAAACCGACTTCTTCTCCCAGCTCGAAGATGTGATTCGGCGCAACGCGGGCAAGAACATCATGGTGGTGGCCCACCACCCCCTGTACTCCGACGGTATCCACGGTGGCTACTTCACCCTGGCCGACCACTTCTTCCCGCTCAGCATCGTTTATAAGTATGCCTTTATTCCGCTGCCCGTCATTGGCAGCATCTACCCCTTCGCCCGCAAGTATGGCGGGGTCAGCCAGGATATTCCGCACCCGCTCTATCAGCAGTATAAGAAGGGTCTGCTCGACATATTCGCCAAGTACCCCAACGTGGTGTACGCTGCCGGGCACGAGCACAACATCCAGTACCATAAGGAAGGCAACCTGAGCCATATCGTGAGCGGCTCGGGCTGCAAAACCCAGCACGTGAAGCCCGGCGACGGGGGCGACGCCCTGTTCTCGGACAAGGAAAAAGGCTTTGCCCGCGTGAACTACTACAACAACGGCGAGGTGTGGGTAGAGTACTACGTGCCCGAAGACAAGGGCGAAAAAGGCCGCCTAGTGTTCCGCACGCCCATGTACGCCCAGCAAACGGCCGTGGTCGACAGCCTGGCCAGTGCGGGCAAGGTAAACCGCCCGGCCTTTGCCGACAGCACCAAAACCCTGGCCGTGAACCCGCGCTACAGCAAGCGCGGCGGCTTCCATAAAACCCTGTTCGGGGAGCATTACCGCGAGGAGTGGGCCACGCCCGTGGAGTTTCCGGTACTGGACCTGGCCACGGAACGGGGTGGCCTTACGCCCTACAAAACCGGCGGGGGTAAGCAAACGGCTTCGCTGAAGGTGCGCAACGAAGAAGGCCGCCTCTACACCCTGCGCAGCCTCAACAAAGACCCCGCCGCCGTGCTGCCTGAGGCCCTGCGCGAAACGGCTGCCAAGGACATTCTGCAGGACCAGATTTCGGCCCAGCACCCGTATGCTTCCTTTGTGATTCCGCCGCTGGCTACGGCCGCCGGCATCCTGCACACCAACCCCACACCCGTCTACATTCCCCGCGACCCGCTCCTGGGGCCGTACGTGGACCGCTTTGCCGACATTCCGGCCGCCATTGAGGAAGATGCCAAGGACGACCAAAGCAACGTGGAAAGCCTGGGCAACGCCACCAATCTGGTAGGCACCGACAAAGTGCTGGAGCGCCTGCGTGACGACAACGACAACCGCGTCAACGAAAAGGCCTTTGCCCGCTCCCGCCTCTTCGATATGTGGATAGGCGACTGGGACCGGCACGAAGACCAGTGGCGCTGGGCCGAGCGCAAGGACAAGGACGGCGACCGGAAGTTTACGGCTGTACCCGAGGACCGCGACGTGGCGTTCTTCAAAGGCGACGGGATTCTGCCGTACCTGGCTTCGCGCAAGTGGGCCATCCGCAACTTCCAGAACTTCGGCAAGGACTACGCCGACTACAAAGGCCTTAACCTCACAGCCCTGGCCAACGACCGGACCTTCCTGGGCTCGGTAAGCAAGGACGACTGGGTGAAGATTGCCCAGGAAATGAAAGCCAGCCTCACTGACGCCATCATCGACTCGGCCCTGCGCGACAACTGGGCGCCCCAGATCTACCGCCTGCACGGCCCCGAAATTGCCGCCAAGCTCAAGAGTCGCCGCGACCTGCTGCCCCAGCTGGCCGCCGACTACTACGAGGTGCTCGACAAAATTGTGGAAGTGAAAGGCTCTGACAAGCGCGAGCAGTTTGAGGTGCAGCGCCTGCCCGGCAACAAAACCCGCGTCGTTGTTACCAAAATCAATAAGGAAGGGGAGCGGAGCAAGCAGCTGTTTGACAAGACCTTCGACGGCGACGTGACCAAGGATATCCGTATCTATGGCTTTGCCGGCAACGACGTGTACCGCGTTACGGGGGAGTCGAAAAGCGGGCCGGTGGTGCGCATCATCGGCGGCATTGAGCGCGACTCCATCACCGACAACTCCCGGGTGGGCGGCCTGCGCCACAAAACCCAGATCTACGACGCCGACACCAGCAACGTCATCAACGTGGGCAGGGAAGCCCGCCTGCGCCTGGAGCCCGGCACCGAGGTGAGCCGCTACGACCACCCCAGCCGCGCCGACCGCAAGGACTACAAACTGCCCTACTTTGGCCCGGCTTTGTACTTCGGCTACAACATCGACGACGGTCTGTTTGTGGGCGGCGGCGCCACCTACCGCACCTACGGCTTCCGGCGGGAGCCATTTGCCACCGAGCAGACGCTGGCCGCCAACTACGCGCCCAGCCGCAAGGCCTACAACGTGCGCTACACCGGCACCTTCACCGACGTCATTGGCGACCTGAACCTGAATATTGCCAGCCAGCTCTACGGCCCGCAGCTGCTCTATAACTACTTTGGCAAAGGCAACGACACGCGGAATGTGCTTTTGGATTCTGACGATGAGCGCATCACCAACCGCGACATTAACGAAACCTACCGCATCCGCTTTTCGCGCTTCACGTTTGCGCCCACGCTCGAAAAAGACGTATTCAGCTTCCTGAAGTTCGGCTTTGGTCCGCAGTACGACCAGTGGCGCATCAGCCAGGAAGACCTGGGTCAGCAGATTCAGAACGGCATCGACGCAGGCTACATTGGTGCTGCCTCCGGCATCCGGCCTTCCGACTTCCAGGTGAACCGCTACCTCGGCGGCAAGGTGTACATGAACCTCGATGCCAGCTCCTCGCCCAAGAACCCGCGCATTGGCCTGCGCTGGTACAACTCGGCTGAGTACAACCGCCAGCTCAACGGTGAAAAGCTGCAGTATGGTCGCCTGGCCTCGGAAGTGCGCTTCTACCTCTCGCCCAACTTCCCCTTCCAGCTTACCTGGGCCGGCCGCATCGGGGCCAACCGCAACCTAGGCGACTACCGCTTCTACCAGGCCAACACGCTGGGCGGCACCACCAACCTGCGCGGCTACCGCCGTACCCGCTTCGCCGGCCGCTCCTCGGTGTATGCCAACGGGGAAGTGCGCGTGCAGCTATTTACCTTCAATGCCTACCTGGTGCCCGGTAAGTTCGGTATCCTGGGCCTGGCTGACGCTGCCCGCGTATACAGCTCCCAGGACGAGCGCACCGGCCTAAAGGCCTTCCACACGGCGGTGGGCGGTGGCGTGTGGGTGGATGTGCTCAAGCAGGCCGTCATCAACGCTACCTACTCCGTGGGCGAGGAAAACCTCGTCTTTGTGGGCTTCGATTTCCTTTTCTAA